A genomic segment from Thiomicrorhabdus aquaedulcis encodes:
- the gshB gene encoding glutathione synthase, with protein sequence MTNKPPFKPLNVGIVMDPIEGIKPHKDSSFAMLLEAQRRGHTLFYMQPQDLYLQNGQPFATTSALKVWDKPKEQQYYGFGATQHTALNTLDIILIRQDPPFNNDYLYSTHLLELAEAQGVLVVNKPQSLRDANEKLFASWFSNCIPATLVSAKADLLKTFINEQQDTILKPLDAMGGASIFRVKHNDPNINVIIEVMTGHGQHHIMAQQYLPQIKDGDKRILLINGQPIDYTLARIPAAGETRGNIAAGGTGVGMPITERERWLCAQIAPTLQAKGLYFAGLDVIGDYITEINVTSPTCIRELDAQFGLNIAGQLFDCLESVIKLNLS encoded by the coding sequence ATGACCAATAAACCGCCGTTTAAACCGCTAAATGTCGGCATTGTAATGGACCCTATCGAGGGCATAAAACCGCACAAAGACAGCTCGTTTGCCATGTTGCTCGAAGCCCAACGTCGTGGTCACACCCTGTTTTACATGCAACCCCAAGACCTGTATTTGCAAAACGGCCAACCCTTTGCCACCACCAGCGCGCTTAAAGTTTGGGACAAACCCAAAGAGCAACAATATTACGGTTTTGGCGCAACCCAGCACACCGCGCTTAATACGCTGGACATTATTTTAATTCGCCAAGACCCACCGTTTAACAACGATTATTTGTACAGCACCCATCTGCTTGAACTGGCCGAAGCTCAAGGGGTGTTGGTGGTCAATAAACCGCAATCGTTGCGTGACGCCAACGAAAAACTTTTTGCCAGCTGGTTTTCCAATTGCATCCCCGCCACCTTAGTCAGCGCCAAGGCCGACTTGTTAAAGACCTTTATTAACGAGCAACAAGACACGATTTTAAAACCGCTGGATGCGATGGGCGGCGCGTCTATTTTTAGAGTAAAACACAACGACCCCAATATTAACGTCATTATTGAAGTCATGACCGGCCACGGCCAGCACCACATTATGGCGCAGCAGTATTTGCCGCAAATTAAAGACGGCGACAAACGCATTTTGCTGATTAATGGCCAACCGATTGACTACACCCTAGCGCGTATTCCGGCGGCGGGCGAAACCCGTGGCAACATTGCCGCAGGCGGTACGGGCGTGGGCATGCCCATTACCGAACGCGAACGCTGGTTGTGCGCCCAAATTGCCCCCACGTTACAAGCCAAAGGGTTGTATTTTGCAGGCTTGGACGTGATTGGCGACTACATTACCGAAATCAATGTCACTAGCCCAACGTGCATTCGCGAGCTGGACGCGCAATTTGGCTTAAACATTGCCGGACAACTCTTTGACTGTTTAGAATCGGTTATTAAGCTAAACCTAAGCTAA
- a CDS encoding type I restriction-modification system subunit M: MNQSIQQNETQFLNDLEKKLWTSANKLLPSLDASQYKHVMLGLVFLKYVSDSFGIRRDELTAQFKNPEHPYYLDPADFGGEDSPEYQAEINTELEERDYYAEANVFWVPVQSRWEFLQNQNKVVITGEIEIPDGKNTKKIRSVGQLIDNALDAIEVDNPKLKGVLNKRYTQLQIDQAKLGELIDLIATIPFVHNSLSSKDILGHVYEYFLGQFALAEGKKGGQFYTPKSIVSLIVQMMEPFKGRVYDPAMGSGGFFVQSEHFIREHQGRIGDVSIYGQEYNHTTWQLAAMNMVIRGIDFNFGNEPASSYTNDQHPDLRADFVMANPPFNMKEWDTGVDDNDPRWVYGKPPSGNANFAWLQHMLYHTAPNGSVGLLLANGSMSSNTSGEGDIRKALIEADLIECMVALPGQLFTNTQIPACIWFLSKNKKARTAASGRQLRDRTGEVLFIDARNLGYMKDRVLRDFTQEDLTLITDLFHNWQTEKDFQNQPGLVNSATLEDIKKHDYVLTPGRYVGAQEQEDDGEPFAEKMARLTAQLKTQFEESDRLEVEIKKNLAGLGYEF; the protein is encoded by the coding sequence ATGAACCAATCCATTCAGCAAAACGAAACCCAATTTTTAAACGACCTAGAGAAAAAACTTTGGACTAGTGCCAACAAACTCTTGCCCTCGTTAGATGCCTCGCAATACAAACACGTTATGTTAGGTTTAGTGTTTTTAAAATACGTTTCCGACTCATTTGGCATTCGCCGTGATGAACTCACCGCCCAATTTAAAAACCCAGAACATCCCTACTATTTAGACCCCGCTGATTTTGGTGGCGAAGATAGCCCAGAATACCAAGCTGAAATTAACACCGAACTTGAAGAACGCGATTACTATGCCGAAGCCAATGTGTTTTGGGTGCCCGTTCAATCACGTTGGGAGTTTTTACAAAACCAAAACAAAGTCGTTATTACGGGTGAAATTGAAATTCCAGACGGAAAGAACACCAAAAAAATCCGCTCGGTTGGTCAACTGATTGATAACGCCCTTGATGCCATTGAAGTCGACAACCCAAAACTGAAAGGCGTTTTAAACAAGCGCTACACTCAACTGCAAATAGACCAAGCCAAATTGGGTGAGCTGATTGACCTCATCGCCACCATTCCGTTTGTACATAACTCTCTAAGCAGTAAAGACATTCTTGGCCATGTGTACGAATACTTTTTAGGCCAATTTGCCCTTGCCGAAGGTAAAAAAGGCGGCCAGTTCTACACGCCAAAATCCATCGTCAGTTTAATTGTGCAAATGATGGAGCCCTTCAAAGGACGTGTTTACGACCCTGCAATGGGTTCGGGTGGATTCTTTGTGCAGTCCGAACACTTTATTCGTGAACACCAAGGCCGCATTGGCGATGTGTCTATTTATGGTCAAGAATACAACCACACCACTTGGCAACTCGCCGCCATGAATATGGTGATTCGTGGCATCGACTTTAACTTTGGCAACGAACCCGCCAGCAGCTACACCAACGACCAACACCCAGATTTACGTGCCGACTTTGTCATGGCCAACCCACCATTTAACATGAAAGAATGGGACACAGGGGTGGACGACAACGACCCTCGCTGGGTTTACGGCAAACCGCCTTCTGGCAACGCCAACTTTGCGTGGCTGCAACACATGCTCTACCACACCGCACCCAATGGCAGTGTCGGTTTACTCCTCGCCAACGGTTCTATGAGTTCCAACACCAGCGGCGAAGGCGATATTCGTAAAGCCTTAATAGAAGCCGACCTCATCGAATGCATGGTCGCCCTACCTGGTCAACTCTTTACCAACACGCAAATTCCCGCCTGCATTTGGTTTTTAAGCAAAAACAAAAAAGCCAGAACCGCCGCCAGTGGCCGCCAATTGCGCGACAGAACAGGCGAAGTGTTGTTTATAGACGCCCGTAACCTCGGTTATATGAAAGACCGAGTCTTGCGCGACTTTACCCAAGAAGACCTAACCTTAATTACCGACCTATTTCACAATTGGCAAACCGAAAAAGACTTCCAAAATCAACCAGGCCTGGTCAATTCTGCCACGTTGGAAGATATTAAAAAGCATGATTATGTTCTCACCCCTGGGCGTTATGTCGGCGCACAAGAACAAGAAGACGACGGCGAACCCTTTGCTGAAAAAATGGCCCGACTCACCGCACAACTCAAAACACAGTTTGAAGAAAGCGACCGATTAGAAGTTGAGATTAAAAAGAACTTGGCGGGGTTGGGTTATGAGTTTTAA
- a CDS encoding restriction endonuclease subunit S: protein MSFNEISLADAVEFVVDNRGKTVPVQESGFPLIATNCVSNENLYPAFNNVRYVSEEIYESWFRSHPLPGDILLTNKGSKNGAICLVPNPVSFCIAQDMVALRAKNGVVYPKYLFAALRSNLVQNRIKELNVDSVIPHFKKTDFNKLFFPLPDYEKQIIIGDGYFNFCNKIELNRQTNQTLEQIAQAIFKSWFVDFDPVKAKIAAKQAGGTAQQIERAAMAAISGKTETELNQLTPEQYANLKTTAALFPDKLVDSELGKIPEGWMVKSLDEIAHYQNGLALQKFRPENEKDAIPVLKIAQLKKGFADGEEQASSKIKAECIVNNGDVVFSWSGSLMVDIWCGGKVALNQHLFKVTSEDYPKWFYYYWTKTHLENFQQIAADKAVTMGHIKREHLTQAKCLIPAFDLKNCEPLQNLILKQIELRMEVFTLQELRDSLLPILLSGKGFDSFPRSRVGMQTCSNTGRHSH from the coding sequence ATGAGTTTTAATGAAATCTCGCTTGCTGATGCAGTTGAGTTTGTTGTTGATAATCGAGGTAAAACAGTACCGGTTCAAGAGTCTGGCTTTCCATTAATTGCAACTAATTGTGTCAGCAACGAGAATTTATACCCTGCATTCAATAATGTCAGATATGTGTCTGAAGAAATATACGAAAGCTGGTTTAGATCTCATCCATTACCAGGAGATATTCTTTTAACAAACAAAGGAAGTAAAAATGGTGCTATTTGCTTAGTTCCTAATCCAGTTAGCTTTTGCATAGCACAAGACATGGTTGCACTTAGAGCTAAGAATGGTGTTGTATACCCAAAATACCTTTTTGCTGCTCTACGTTCAAATCTAGTACAAAATAGAATTAAAGAATTAAATGTAGACTCTGTAATACCGCACTTTAAAAAAACAGATTTCAACAAATTGTTTTTTCCATTACCTGATTATGAAAAGCAAATAATAATTGGTGATGGTTATTTTAACTTTTGTAATAAAATCGAACTCAACCGCCAAACCAACCAAACCCTTGAACAAATCGCACAAGCTATATTTAAAAGCTGGTTTGTCGATTTCGACCCCGTAAAAGCCAAAATCGCAGCCAAACAAGCAGGCGGCACCGCCCAACAAATCGAACGCGCCGCCATGGCCGCTATTAGCGGAAAGACCGAAACCGAACTAAACCAACTCACCCCAGAGCAGTATGCAAACCTAAAAACCACCGCCGCCCTCTTCCCCGATAAATTAGTCGATTCAGAATTGGGTAAAATCCCTGAAGGCTGGATGGTTAAATCACTCGATGAAATAGCGCACTATCAAAATGGTTTAGCTTTACAAAAATTTAGACCTGAGAATGAAAAAGACGCCATACCTGTTCTAAAAATTGCACAACTTAAAAAAGGCTTTGCCGATGGCGAAGAACAAGCATCCTCAAAGATCAAAGCAGAATGTATTGTTAATAATGGTGACGTTGTGTTTTCATGGTCAGGCTCTTTAATGGTTGATATATGGTGCGGTGGCAAGGTTGCCTTAAATCAACACTTATTTAAAGTTACATCCGAAGATTACCCTAAATGGTTTTACTATTATTGGACAAAAACACACCTAGAAAACTTTCAACAAATCGCCGCTGATAAAGCAGTAACAATGGGACATATTAAAAGAGAACATCTTACTCAAGCTAAATGCCTCATACCTGCATTTGACTTAAAGAATTGTGAACCACTTCAAAACTTAATTCTCAAACAAATAGAATTGCGGATGGAAGTTTTTACCTTGCAAGAACTTAGAGACTCACTACTTCCTATTCTTCTTTCTGGAAAAGGGTTTGACTCGTTCCCACGCTCCCGCGTGGGAATGCAGACCTGCAGCAATACCGGTAGGCATTCCCACTGA
- a CDS encoding REP-associated tyrosine transposase: MGRSRYQFVDGHLPHFVTCTVLHWIPVFTRPETVDILLSSLRFLQAEGLNVYSYVILENHLHMVVESDDLSRDIARFKQFTAKQCLALLQEKGAKTLLDQFAFYKKAHKSERAFQFWQEGCHPEWIQSDEMMRQKIEYIHQNPVKRGYVDLPEHWRYSSARDYMGQAGLLDIKRVW, encoded by the coding sequence ATGGGCAGAAGTCGTTATCAATTTGTAGATGGGCATTTGCCGCATTTTGTGACTTGTACGGTGTTGCATTGGATTCCTGTCTTTACTCGCCCTGAAACCGTTGATATTTTATTGAGTAGCTTGCGTTTTTTGCAAGCCGAAGGCTTAAACGTTTACAGCTATGTGATTTTAGAAAATCATTTGCACATGGTGGTTGAGAGCGATGATTTGTCACGCGACATTGCCCGTTTTAAGCAGTTTACTGCCAAGCAGTGCTTGGCTTTATTGCAGGAAAAGGGGGCTAAAACCCTGTTGGATCAATTTGCTTTTTATAAAAAGGCGCATAAGTCAGAACGTGCGTTTCAGTTTTGGCAGGAAGGTTGTCATCCAGAATGGATTCAATCGGACGAAATGATGCGTCAAAAAATTGAATATATTCATCAAAATCCCGTTAAGCGTGGTTATGTTGATTTACCCGAGCATTGGCGTTATTCGAGTGCCCGAGATTATATGGGACAAGCGGGCTTGCTGGATATTAAACGTGTTTGGTAA
- a CDS encoding virulence RhuM family protein translates to MNELSLKDQTTEFLLYTAPSGQVKVEVLLNNETLWLTQERMAELFGVQRPAISKHLKNIFESGELIEAEVVSILEHTTAHGAIEGKTQTKSVKYYNLDAVISVGYRVNSAQATQFRIWATALIKEYIIKGFAMDDARLKNGQFFGKDYFKELLDRVRSIRASERRIYQQITDIFAECSIDYDPQSETTRLFYAHVQDKFHFAITGKTASELIYEKADANLSNMGLSTFKHAPSGRILKSDTMIGKNYLSETEIKQLERLVTSFFDYVEGIIERRTTFTMEAFAESVNKFLSFNEYRILEGYGKVSRKQAEQKAFAEYEEFNKRQNIESDFDRTLKPLLKQVNPKN, encoded by the coding sequence ATGAACGAACTGTCGTTAAAAGATCAAACCACCGAGTTTTTGCTTTATACCGCACCAAGTGGTCAGGTAAAGGTTGAGGTATTGCTCAATAATGAAACCTTGTGGTTGACTCAAGAACGCATGGCGGAATTGTTTGGTGTTCAGCGCCCTGCGATTAGTAAGCATCTCAAAAACATTTTTGAAAGCGGTGAGCTAATTGAAGCAGAGGTTGTTTCCATTTTGGAACATACCACTGCACACGGTGCTATTGAAGGCAAAACTCAGACAAAATCGGTTAAATACTATAATCTCGATGCGGTAATTTCAGTGGGTTATCGCGTCAACTCAGCACAAGCGACTCAGTTTCGTATTTGGGCAACGGCGTTGATTAAAGAGTACATCATCAAAGGCTTTGCGATGGATGATGCGCGTTTAAAAAATGGGCAGTTTTTCGGTAAAGATTATTTTAAAGAGTTGTTGGATCGGGTTCGTTCGATACGCGCTAGTGAACGCCGTATTTATCAGCAAATTACCGATATTTTTGCTGAATGCAGTATTGATTATGATCCGCAGTCTGAAACAACCCGTTTGTTTTATGCCCATGTGCAAGATAAGTTTCATTTTGCGATTACGGGAAAAACCGCTAGCGAATTGATATATGAAAAAGCTGATGCCAATTTATCCAATATGGGTTTAAGTACTTTTAAACATGCACCATCAGGCCGAATTTTAAAGTCGGATACGATGATTGGTAAAAATTACCTCAGTGAAACTGAAATTAAACAGCTTGAGCGTTTGGTGACGAGCTTTTTTGATTATGTCGAAGGGATTATCGAACGTCGCACTACTTTTACCATGGAAGCTTTTGCAGAAAGTGTCAATAAGTTTTTAAGCTTTAACGAATACCGTATTTTGGAAGGCTACGGCAAAGTTTCACGTAAACAGGCGGAACAAAAGGCGTTTGCTGAATATGAAGAATTTAATAAACGTCAAAATATCGAGTCGGATTTTGACCGAACCCTTAAGCCATTGCTAAAACAAGTAAATCCGAAAAACTAG
- a CDS encoding type I restriction endonuclease subunit R, which yields MITEDQLEQLCLEWFQSMDYDYANGYEIAPDGETPERSDYRQIVLFGRLVTQLQIINPHIPSSVLETVAHQIAKPETPILIKNNKTFHQWLLEGVKVNFKHQGEDKTDYVQLIDFSNSANNQFLVVNQFTIMGSKGNRRPDVIVFINGLPLAVLELKNPADSHADIWQAYQQLQTYKDEIPDLFTFNEALVVSDGLNARIGSLTANKERYLPWRTVANEDDQPLFEYRLETLVKGFFNPELFLDYIRFFVLFEQDGDKTIKKIAGYHQFHAVREAVKATIIASQELKSGVAEPRANYGNEVVPGSRKAGVVWHTQGSGKSISMVCYAGKLLAQPEMNNPTIVVVTDRNDLDGQLFNTFSMASETLKQTPIQAGDRDELRDILASRQSGGIIFTTVQKFALLANESHHPVLSQRHNIVVISDEAHRSQYGDKAKLNTKTGQYTFGYSKHLRDALPQASFIGFTGTPISAEDKDTRAVFGGYVSIYDIQDAVDDGATVPIYYESRLAKLDINEGDIEALNDDVEEVMEDEEDISTREKTKSKWAALEKLVGSAPRIEQVGKDLVHHFKTRISTMPGKGLIVCMSREICVDMYDAIVAIKPEWHDSDPAKGTIKIVMTGSASDKSKLQPHIYNKDTKKLFEKRFKDVNDPLQLVIVRDMWLTGFDAPNCHTMYIDKPMKGHNLMQAIARVNRVFKDKPGGLVVDYIGIANELKRALKTYTDSKGKGTPTLDTREAFAILLEKLDIVHGLFHGFDYRDYETKALNLLPGAMNHILALEDGKKRYLDVMAAMSKAFTLCGTMDEAEPLKKEIAFLSAVKAAITKFTVVDKRLTDEAKNSALKQIIDNAIVADGVADIFELAGLDKPNIGLLSDEFLEDVKNLPQKNLAMELLEKLLRDEIKARMKTDVVSEKKYSDRIMESLRKYHNRAIETAQVIEELIALAKEMEADLVQADKLGLNPDEIAFYRALIQNESAVRELGDNNLRDLAKYITEHLRKSTTVDWQVRDSVRAKLRNLVRRALRKWKYPPDKADEAIELCLRQAEVLSQRWSA from the coding sequence ATGATCACCGAAGACCAACTAGAACAACTCTGCCTTGAATGGTTTCAATCCATGGATTATGACTATGCCAATGGCTACGAAATTGCACCCGATGGCGAAACCCCAGAGCGCAGTGATTATCGCCAAATTGTTCTGTTTGGTCGGTTAGTGACTCAACTGCAAATCATTAACCCGCATATCCCCTCTTCTGTTTTAGAAACCGTTGCCCATCAAATAGCTAAACCTGAAACCCCTATCCTCATTAAAAACAACAAGACCTTTCACCAGTGGCTATTAGAGGGCGTTAAGGTCAACTTTAAACACCAAGGCGAAGATAAAACCGATTATGTTCAGCTGATTGATTTTAGTAACTCCGCTAACAATCAATTTTTGGTGGTGAATCAATTTACCATTATGGGGAGCAAAGGTAATCGCCGACCCGATGTGATTGTGTTTATTAATGGTTTGCCGTTGGCCGTTTTGGAGCTTAAAAATCCTGCGGATAGCCATGCAGATATTTGGCAAGCCTACCAACAATTGCAAACCTATAAAGATGAAATCCCCGATCTGTTTACCTTTAACGAGGCTTTGGTGGTGAGTGATGGTTTAAATGCCCGTATCGGTTCTTTAACAGCGAATAAAGAGCGTTATTTACCTTGGAGAACCGTGGCCAACGAGGATGACCAGCCTTTATTTGAATATCGCTTAGAAACCTTAGTAAAAGGCTTTTTTAATCCTGAGCTGTTTTTAGATTACATTCGCTTCTTTGTGTTGTTTGAGCAAGACGGCGATAAAACGATTAAGAAGATTGCGGGTTATCACCAGTTTCATGCAGTGCGTGAAGCAGTTAAAGCGACGATCATTGCATCCCAAGAATTGAAAAGCGGCGTTGCTGAACCGCGCGCTAATTATGGCAATGAAGTTGTGCCTGGCTCGCGTAAAGCCGGCGTGGTTTGGCATACGCAAGGTTCGGGTAAGTCGATCTCAATGGTCTGTTATGCGGGTAAGTTATTAGCCCAACCCGAAATGAACAATCCCACCATTGTGGTGGTGACAGATCGTAATGACTTAGATGGCCAGCTGTTTAATACTTTTAGCATGGCGTCTGAAACCTTAAAACAAACCCCAATTCAGGCGGGTGACAGAGATGAGTTGCGCGACATTTTGGCTTCGCGTCAATCGGGCGGAATCATTTTCACTACCGTGCAAAAGTTTGCATTATTAGCGAATGAGTCGCACCACCCTGTTTTAAGCCAGCGCCACAATATTGTGGTGATCAGTGATGAAGCCCACCGCAGCCAATATGGCGATAAAGCTAAGCTCAACACCAAAACCGGTCAATACACCTTTGGCTATTCCAAACATTTACGCGACGCCCTGCCCCAAGCGTCATTTATTGGGTTTACCGGCACACCGATTTCTGCTGAAGACAAAGACACGCGCGCGGTATTTGGTGGCTATGTGTCTATTTACGATATTCAAGATGCGGTAGACGATGGCGCTACGGTTCCGATCTATTACGAATCTCGCTTAGCCAAACTGGATATTAACGAGGGCGATATTGAAGCCTTAAACGATGATGTCGAGGAGGTGATGGAAGATGAAGAAGACATCTCTACCCGTGAAAAAACCAAATCAAAATGGGCTGCCTTAGAAAAATTAGTCGGCAGTGCACCACGCATAGAGCAAGTGGGTAAAGATTTAGTCCACCACTTTAAAACTCGAATTTCTACCATGCCTGGTAAAGGCTTAATTGTCTGCATGAGTCGTGAGATTTGTGTGGACATGTATGATGCCATTGTCGCTATTAAACCTGAATGGCATGACTCTGACCCAGCCAAAGGCACCATTAAAATTGTCATGACCGGTTCAGCATCGGATAAATCAAAACTACAACCGCACATCTATAACAAAGACACTAAAAAACTGTTCGAAAAACGCTTTAAAGACGTTAACGATCCACTGCAACTGGTGATTGTGCGCGATATGTGGCTGACAGGATTTGATGCGCCGAACTGCCACACTATGTATATCGACAAGCCGATGAAAGGCCACAACCTAATGCAGGCCATTGCGCGGGTAAACCGTGTATTTAAGGACAAACCCGGTGGCTTGGTCGTGGATTACATTGGCATTGCTAATGAACTAAAGCGGGCATTAAAAACCTATACCGATTCTAAAGGCAAAGGCACGCCTACTTTAGACACGCGTGAGGCCTTCGCTATTTTATTAGAAAAACTGGACATCGTTCACGGGCTATTTCATGGTTTTGATTACCGCGATTATGAAACCAAAGCGCTTAATTTATTACCCGGTGCAATGAATCATATTTTGGCGCTAGAGGATGGTAAAAAACGTTATTTGGATGTAATGGCCGCTATGAGCAAAGCCTTTACCCTATGCGGCACCATGGATGAGGCCGAGCCTTTAAAAAAAGAAATTGCCTTTTTGTCTGCGGTGAAAGCCGCCATTACCAAATTTACGGTGGTGGATAAACGTTTAACCGATGAAGCCAAAAATTCGGCTCTAAAGCAAATTATCGACAATGCCATTGTGGCCGATGGTGTCGCCGATATTTTTGAGTTGGCGGGCTTAGACAAACCCAATATTGGGTTATTGTCGGATGAGTTTTTAGAAGATGTAAAAAACCTACCACAGAAAAACTTGGCCATGGAACTCCTAGAAAAACTGTTGCGCGACGAAATAAAAGCTCGCATGAAAACCGATGTGGTTTCAGAAAAGAAATATTCTGATCGCATTATGGAATCCCTGCGTAAATACCACAACCGTGCCATTGAAACCGCTCAAGTCATCGAAGAGCTGATTGCTCTTGCCAAAGAGATGGAAGCCGACTTAGTACAAGCCGATAAATTAGGGTTAAACCCTGATGAAATCGCTTTTTACCGCGCCTTAATTCAAAACGAATCGGCCGTACGCGAATTAGGCGACAATAACCTGCGTGACCTTGCCAAATACATCACCGAGCATTTACGCAAAAGCACCACAGTCGACTGGCAAGTTAGGGACAGCGTACGCGCCAAACTGCGCAATTTAGTTCGACGCGCGTTAAGAAAATGGAAATACCCACCTGATAAAGCCGATGAAGCGATTGAACTGTGTTTAAGACAGGCTGAAGTATTGAGTCAACGTTGGAGTGCCTAG
- a CDS encoding FAD:protein FMN transferase, with translation MTQRWPALAAFTRGFTRAKLSLAWLGFINLFLLIGCSQTDEPSSQASTPTQAQILVFGTHVNIVVYHPDPLLAQAAIREVEQTFAQFHIDWHAWEKGGVVGKINSAIAQQSPIDVADSVKSFILKSQQLTRQSNGLFDPGIGQLIALWGFHSEHWQGPPPPQSKIDQWLKDRPSILDLTFNGQTLTSRNPNVQLDFGGNAKGLAIDIALNTLQSAGIQNALVSIGGDMKVIGHKPKSASNAQTLVDQAWSIGIQNPSQPNQVVASLNLYSNESVVTSGTYQRYFEWQGQRYSHIINPNTGYPANGFASVTVIHPDATTADAAATALLIAGPEQWQTIAQKMGVSDVFCITQNGEFLQTKGMEKRLKLL, from the coding sequence TTGACCCAAAGATGGCCGGCTTTAGCGGCTTTTACGCGTGGATTTACGCGTGCAAAGCTCTCCTTAGCTTGGCTTGGGTTTATCAATCTATTCTTGCTCATCGGCTGCAGTCAAACAGACGAGCCATCCAGTCAAGCAAGCACACCAACCCAAGCGCAAATACTGGTCTTTGGCACGCACGTTAATATTGTGGTTTACCATCCCGATCCGCTACTGGCGCAGGCTGCGATTAGGGAGGTCGAGCAGACGTTTGCGCAGTTTCATATTGACTGGCATGCTTGGGAAAAAGGCGGCGTGGTGGGTAAAATAAACAGTGCCATAGCCCAACAATCGCCTATCGACGTGGCCGATTCGGTGAAGAGTTTTATTCTAAAATCGCAACAACTTACCCGTCAAAGTAATGGTTTATTTGACCCGGGCATTGGCCAACTTATCGCACTCTGGGGCTTTCACAGCGAACACTGGCAAGGCCCGCCACCGCCACAAAGTAAGATAGATCAATGGCTTAAAGACCGCCCGTCTATTTTAGACCTAACGTTTAACGGCCAAACGCTCACCAGTCGCAACCCCAATGTACAACTCGACTTTGGCGGCAACGCCAAAGGTTTGGCCATTGACATCGCCCTTAACACCTTGCAATCGGCCGGTATACAAAACGCCTTGGTGAGCATTGGTGGCGACATGAAAGTGATCGGTCACAAGCCCAAATCCGCCTCAAACGCGCAAACCCTAGTTGACCAGGCCTGGTCAATTGGCATTCAAAACCCCAGTCAACCCAATCAAGTCGTGGCATCGCTCAATCTATATTCCAACGAAAGTGTGGTCACCTCGGGCACCTATCAACGCTATTTTGAATGGCAAGGCCAACGCTATTCGCACATCATTAACCCTAACACCGGTTACCCAGCCAACGGTTTTGCGTCGGTAACCGTCATTCACCCTGATGCTACCACCGCCGATGCGGCCGCCACCGCACTGCTCATTGCCGGCCCCGAACAGTGGCAAACCATTGCCCAAAAAATGGGCGTTAGCGATGTTTTTTGCATTACACAAAACGGTGAGTTTTTACAAACAAAAGGCATGGAAAAACGCCTGAAACTGTTATAA
- a CDS encoding YqgE/AlgH family protein, with the protein MNQLTSFEHHFLIAMPSLDDSWFEKTVIYIVEDNEMGTMGLVVNLPHKLNIQDLLDHFDFTALVHRSMLDESVYMGGPIDMERGFILHHPIGDWKSSMPLQDHLAMTVSEDVLAAIAQGEGPKQCVICLGFAGWKPGQLAQELHANSWLTIPYNQALLFDTPHSRKWHVALGTLGISPAFLSSEVGHA; encoded by the coding sequence ATGAATCAATTAACCTCATTCGAACACCATTTTTTAATTGCCATGCCCTCGTTAGACGACAGTTGGTTTGAAAAAACCGTTATTTACATCGTCGAAGACAACGAAATGGGCACTATGGGGTTAGTGGTTAATTTACCTCACAAACTCAATATTCAAGACCTATTAGACCACTTTGACTTTACCGCGCTCGTCCATCGTTCCATGCTAGACGAATCGGTGTACATGGGCGGGCCCATTGACATGGAACGCGGCTTTATATTGCACCATCCTATCGGCGACTGGAAAAGCTCAATGCCCTTGCAAGACCACTTGGCTATGACCGTATCCGAAGACGTTTTGGCGGCGATTGCTCAAGGCGAAGGCCCTAAACAGTGTGTTATTTGTTTAGGTTTTGCTGGCTGGAAACCCGGTCAACTGGCACAAGAACTGCACGCCAACAGCTGGCTTACGATTCCCTATAATCAAGCCCTATTGTTTGACACCCCACACTCGCGCAAATGGCACGTTGCCTTAGGTACCTTAGGCATTTCACCGGCTTTTTTAAGCTCCGAGGTGGGACATGCTTAA